atgaatctGTGAAACAACAGTGTTTCCTTAAAGCCCAATATGGAGAAGTGGTGGGGACAATTGCTCATAATCCTTGCAGTCTTTGTATAGTTACTActatgatttttgtttatttcctttttttttaataggcatATGTTGTTTTTCCTAACAcagtatacatacatattctgGATTGTTTTCCTTTTACCCCAGTCTCTGATTATTATGATGGTGAATAATTTGATTAAAGCCGGAaatcaacttttatttatttattttctcatagaaaATGAAGACCTCTCCAGTCAGTCAAAACCTACACAGAATCAAGGTAAACACCAAATGTGATGTCTGTCCTGGCTGCCTGCTCTGTTTTTCACTGAGATCAATTTGAGTTTGAGTGTATTTGAAATCTTTATGCTTTAGGGAAAGTTCCtggttaaaaaatttaattaatcgATGCTTGCTAAAAGTGACTGAAGAGTGatacattttacttaaaaataaaattttaatggtgCTACATCTTACACGCATAGCATGCAGTATAGAAAATATAGTCTATAAAATGTCTATCTTATAGAATCATCTAAGAAAGCTTTTAAATCCATGTTAACTGGATTTAAAAATAACGTGTCTCTGTGTGTTGTTTGTAAAACTTTGAAGCCGTCTCAGTGCTATGTGACATTGTATCTGCATTCACTTTACATTATATGATATTCGAAGcctcattctttaaaatatataaacaacatttCTTTTTGATAAAATCCCTTTTTTGACAAATGCTGTGTCAGATAGATTTTTTAGACTTAATTATTTCAACAAGTATTCGGAGTGGTGTAATTTAAcgtaaggaaagaagaaagagttgaagaaggggcagcagagcaGGAAGCGCAGTCAGCAGGTGAGGGTGAGGCGAGGCCTCCACGAGGCATCGGTTCTGTGACATTTTCCCCTCCCCGTAGTGGAGGATATGTGTGCTCAGGAAAGAGGTGCTGTCTGCTGTGAGACAAAACCTGGGACCAGTTCTTACGTAGCAGAGTAGCACATGAATCTGATCATCACAGTGCACGGGTAGGAATCTTGGTGGGAGAATTCCATTCCCCGAGAATGTGTGGAAACAGTGCTTTTTAGCTGGTAATTTCTAAGGCAGTAGCATAGCAGGGAGGAAAGGAGCCTAAGTGAGATGTCAGGACATAACAGTGTGTGATCTCTGGTGCCACCTGGCTTTGTCACCTTAAGCAGCCGATTTAGCTTCTAGCAAAGGGGGATGAAGGAAACCTCAGCCTTTATGCTCGGCTTTGTTAATAGATCCGTTTTTGAAGAGAATAAACCATCAGCACCTTTGTTAGGAAGAGCAcactttgcttttcccttgctgtgtTATGTTAGCATGCTTaagattgtttttcctttttgaaccATATTAAGGAACAAACAAGTATAGTGCTTAAGCCCACAAGTATGACAGACCTTGCGGAAGTCTTGGTTCTGTCACTTCATGGCTGCATGACctttttatcatcatcattgttATCACTGCGGTGAGATCTCTTATTGAGATCTACCCTTGTAGCCAATTTTTAAGTACACATTATAGTATTGTTAACTGGAGGCATGGTGTTGTGCAGCCAATGTCTAGAACTCactcatcttgcataactgaaactttatgtCCTTTGAACAGCACTCAATAGCTGCATGATCTTTTAACAAATTGCTTAATCACGCTAAGCCTGAGACTGCCCATCTATGAAATGGGGGTGTTAGtgcctgccagggttctctgaGGACAAATGAAATGACGGGCGTAAAGTAGTTAGCACAGGACCTAAGACGCCGTGTTTCGTGGTTACAGCCACATTAGATGGCAGGAACGGGGATTCCCATGGTGTggctttggggggtgggggggtccacTTTTGTTTCGTTCCATTTTGCCTGCAGGCACTGTGATTAATAGTGCATGGCTTTTGTGTCATTATACATAAAGATCTCCAACAGAGGTTGCTATAAAGAACACTGTGGGACAGCTTGGCTTTCCCTTGCCATCTGTCATTAACTACATGGTCCTCAGCATGAAGTTAAATAAGACAGGGACTTCTCAAATGTTTTCCCCACCAGATGTTTCCCAGCCAATGTTAACCTAAATCATTTTTTGGTATATTATTTACAAACACAAAACTAGGCATATATTCCTTGTGCTTCTAGTTCTTATAAAACAAATGGAATACAGAGCTACAAACCTATTTTCATATGTACTCTCAATTTAAAATGATAGTGATTTTCTTAAAACTATCATGATATGAATATGGTATGAACTGCTCATGATATGAATATGGTATgaactaagatcttgtgtggagaaggcaatggcaacccactccagtacccttgcctggaaaatcccatggacagagaagcctggtaggctacagtccatggggtcccaaagagtcggacacaactgagtgacttcactcactcactcacccacaGATCTTTTGAgtttaatgtttatatatttatgttttactaTCTGTCAATTCTCCTCCCATATTGATTATCTAAAACAGCTGTAAGATTTGTTCAGCCCCGTGTAGCACCCTTTGGCCATCACTGAGCACAAACGTATTATGTGGGTGTGGGCTTCCTCTATTCTTTTCCTGTGGTCCCTTCTCTGTCTGTGATTAACACAGTTCGTCACTTTATGGACCATGTCAGCTTCCTTATGTCCAGAGTCCTTATCATGCATagatttaaaaagtgaagtcTTAGTCCACAAAAAGGTCTTTCAGTTGACTATCACTGCAAAGGGGACATTCTCTGTTTACAACTGAAACAGACTTCAGTGTGAATATAGCATGGACGGTAGTTGTCATCATGACATCACCTACCTAAGTCTTGCATTCCGTTTGGCACCAACAAGATCAGAAGCTAAGGTTTCCATTAATTGATTCAGGAGGGAATCGCAGGCATTCCCAAAATGCCTGTATTATTTGTAGAGTTTATCACAATAAAAGTACTGTAGCAAACTCTAGAAGTGTTGAGAATAAGTCCTTGGGTGGGTTTGAGAACTGTAGCTGAAGTAATCATGAGGTATCCAGTGCAACAAACACTTACTAAACACAtaaatgccaggcactgggctaggtGTGAAGACTAAAGAGGAACTTGATATGGCTTTTGCCCCTAAAGCCTAGGACAAGCCAAGTAAAGTTAGAGGTTAAAAGGAGTCAGTATGAGAAAGTGCTTGGGGGAAAATCTGTAGAGATTGGTAATTAACTCACACCGTGGCAACCAAGAATGCTACAGAGATGGCCTGAGTATACTCGGTGACCTTGGGTGCCTCTAGAGGGGGCGATGTCCTGACAGCTCTTAAGAGAGGGAATGACTTGTCATACTACCCTGGACAAGTAGCCTGAGAGAATGAGCACACCAACACTAATCACAAAAtaaattctttgaattttttttaaattgggaagcTATGAAAGGAAAGTTTTATTTGCTCACTGTCAAGGCTTCCTCGCTGTGAAAGGGAAGGCGGTGCTGATCAGAGTCCAGAACTCTGCAGGATCTAACCGAGGCTGCCTGGTGAAAATGGAATCCAGCAATGTGTACACTTCAGTAGCCTCTTAAACCTGTCATTGGTTTTTCTTTGACATCTGTTAAATATCACATAAacttttatccattttcttttgAGTTAACATTTGAACTCTCAGCCGTGATGATCACCTCttgcctctcctcccctcccaccgCAGCATTCTCCACCCCGGCCAGTCAACTCTTTGCCCCGCATGGCTCCAATCCCTCGACACCCGCTGCAACTCCAGTTCCTACCGCTTCCCCGGTCAAGGCAGGAACTCATCCGTCAGCGTCGGCCACCGCCAGCCTTCCAGGGATGAACTTGGCGAATACCGTCCTTCCTGTGTTCCCGGGGCAGGTCTCCGCCGTTCACCCGCCCCAGCCAATGACGCCGAATCCCACGGTGATCAGGACGCCTTCGCTGCCGGCCGCCGCAGTGACCTCTGTCCACAGCACCACGGCCACGCCCATTCCTTCCGTGTTTTCTGGCCTCGTTCCCCTGCCGGGGCCTCCCGCCCTCCCGGCCCCAGCCCCGCAGGCCACGGCTGCGCCTCGGGCCACCCCGGCTTCCAGTGAAACGTTCACCAGCCTCCCCTTCCCCGCCGCCTCTACCGCTGCCGCCGCCACCGCCAACAACCTCAACTCCGCTTCGCTGTCGTCGGTTTTCGCAGGGCTGCCCTTGACCCTGACGCCGGTGTCCCAAGGCGTGTCCAACCCGACCCCCTCCGTCATCGCCGGGGGCTCGGCGCCTGGTGTCGCCTGTCCCCTGGGTGTGAACAGCCCCCTCCTGTCCGCCCTGAAAGGCTTCCTGACGTCCAGCGATACCAGCCTCATCAGctcctctgccctgccctccGCGGTGACCAGCGGGCTGGCCTCGCTGTCCTCCCTGGCCAACCAGGGCGCCGACGCCCCGGGCTCGGCCCCTAACAAGGGCTACGGGCCACCGCAGGCGCCCACGCCGGGCCTGGCGCTGTTCCCCGGGCTGCCCTCGCCCGCGGCCAGCGCGGCGGCCTCCACGCCGCCCGCCCTGCCCGCGCCCGCCGCCCCCTCCTCGGCCTCCTCGGGGCCGGCCGCGGCGGGCTGCGGCTCCTCGGCCGCCCACCCGCACGGCCCCGCGACCCCCGCCGTCACCACCCTGCCCGTGGTGGTCAAGACGGAGCCCAccagccccacgccctcggcCTTCAAGGGCCCGGCCGCCGCGGGCGCGCTGGGCCTTTCCGGGGCGCTGGGCCGGGCGTACCCCGCGGCCTCGGTGCCCATCAGCCTGCCGTCCTGCCTTAACCCCGCGCTGCCAGGCCTCCCGGGGCTGAGCGCGCCCCTGACGGGCTCGAGCGCCCTGCCCGCCCTGCCGCTGGCCCCGCACGGCTCCTCCACACCCATCACCCCGGTCTTCACCGCCCTGCCTCCGTTCACGTCCCTGACCAGCAGCTTCCCTCTGGCCGCCACCCCAGCCCTCAACCCCCCGGCCTCCGCGCCCGCTGCCCCCGCCGCCTCCACCTCGGCGGCGCCCCCGCACCCCGGCCCCGGCTCCGCGGCGCCCGCGCTCCCCGGACTCTCAGCCCCAGCGCCCGCCTCTGCGGCCGCGGCCTTCCCCCTCAGCCTGCCGGCCGCCGTGCCCTCACTCTTCTCTGTGGCCCAGGGCCCGCTGCCAGCCTCGGCACCCTCCTATCCCGGCTTCGCCGTCTCCAGCGCCCCTGGGGCCCCCGCACTTCCCACCTTCCCGGGGCTACAGCCGCCCGCCACTGGTGCCGCCACCGCCCCGTCACCAGCGCCCGTCCTCCCGGGCTTCGCCTCTGCCTTTAGTTCCAATTTCAACTCTGCTCTGGTTGCGCAGGCCGGGTACGTGCATGGTCTGGAGAGACGGGAGATGGTTCTTCACACGACTGATCGTGTGTGATCTTGAAGTCGTTCAAATGAGTCAGAAGCGAATTGTTGGTGCAAAATTATCTTTTTCTGGGCCGACACTTAAAGGGGCTTAAAATGTTTCTCCTAACATGTTTGTTTTTGAGATAAATGTATAAACTATCAATGCCTGCTCAGATAATCAGcagggattccctgatggctcagacagtaaagagtgtaatgcgggagacccaggttctgtccctgggtcaggcagatcccctggagaaggaaatggcaaccccctccagtattcttgcctggagaatcccatggacagaggagcctggcccagTACAGTacatgggtcacaaagggtcggacaggactgagtgacttcactttcactttctttcagataACTTTAAGATTTGCATTTGGTGATTTAAAGTTGACAAAACAGCAAAATGTAAACTCACTGAAATCAGAATAGCCTTAATAATGGAAAGTAGGTTTTACATCAGTGCGTGAAACCTACTTGTAGTTCCCTACAATAGAGAATTTCTAGGATGCTTTTTAACATCTTAAGATAGTATTTGACAGATGTAGAAGCAATAGCTTTTATGTTTGCCTTGCATGTTGACCCATTCTCTCTGTGTTTCAGCTTATCATCTGGACTTCAAGCTGCAGGCAGTTCAGTTTTTCCAGGCCTCTTGTCCCTCCCAGGCATCCCGGGATTTTCCCAGAATCCCTCACAGTCATCCCTGCAGGAATTGCAGCATAATGCAGCCGCACAGTCAGCATTGTTACAGCAGGTGAGCAGCCCTGCCTGGAGCAAATGAGGATGGCAACAGGTGTAACATAGCTTCTGTAGTGATAACCTTGCAATACAGATAGTGGTATTCCAGCACTGACCCAAAGTGGCTCTTAGCAGAATGTCTAGAGATTTGATGACTAATTCCCTCACCCAAATCTACAAATTATCCTTGTTTTCCCTCAGGAGAGTAACAAAGGTGGTAGAATAGATTCATCTATGTGTTTTTTCTGCTTAGAGACTTTTAAATCTCAGTCTGGAGATTTTTACATACAGAATCTTTAGATGTAACAGTTAAATTTTAGCTTGTCGTCTTTAGTTAAAGCTAAAGTAGTGGACCGTTGAGGCAAATTTTCTCCAGAAaacctgttctttttttaaaggatgttaaacattttaaaggcaTTTCTATGTACCTCTACCATCTGAACTAGTCTgaatgtttcttaaaaatttcaGGAGACTGAACAGACTTACCTTGCCCcagcattttgttttttctttaaaaagaaaaaagtgggaCTGGCAAAAGCAAGCACAGGCCTGGTGGAATTTGGCAGTCTGCTCACCTGTGCGTTCTTCTTTCCATCAGGTCCACTCGGCGTCGGCTCTGGAAAGCTACCCAGCTCAGCCCGATGGGTTTCCTAGTTACCCTTCAGCACCAGGGACACCATTTTCTCTGCAGCCAGGCCTGTCTCAGAGTGGGTGGCAGTGAATACATTTTAACGCATATCATCCTGAAGAGCAACGTCAACATCAGAATTGCCCAAGGACCCCAGACTTGCCCAAGGACTGCAGTGAAGTGTCTAACAAATGTGAAGTCGGCCAGAAGTCAGGAAATGAGGCTAAAGGATGATCCTGGGGAAACTGTgataagagtttaaaaaaaaaacaacacacagttgcattctttaaaaatgtttttaagtgtgAACACTTCCCTGTGTAAATATATTGATGACAAATTGTACAgagaatagtattttaaaaagtgtttgggGACTTTTCACCTGCACCCTATGACATTTTGAACGGTGTACATGAGTGGTGTAGGGGGACTACTAAAGAGGATGTCAAACTCTTTATAGCCGAATACAGCCTTAACTCTGCCTGTACAGCACCCACTGACAGAAGTAATGGTCGTGCCTCAGACTTACGGGTTGCATGTGGCCCTGGGGGAGTTACCACCCTTGATACGCTTGAGTGGTTCCTATTAGCATCGCTGGAACTCAGTATCCATACTCCAGATATATCCACAAAAGGGAACTTGAGACCCACCATTATTTTTAACCCCTGACATTAACAAACATACATGTACTGCTGAATTTAACCCAATGTATTTCAGGTAAGTGAAAATGGTGCTTCATATAGTCCTTAGAATGACTTTCAGGTGTTTTCaactaaaaacatatatatatatatatatccagaacTACTTTCTTACAGAAATACAAGTAAGGCCTGTGATAATTTGCCTTCAAAACATATTTCTTAATCTCAGCAGTATCCAAATGTGAGTGAGGAACATTGGACTGACCCTTGGGCCACCTCTATTACTCATTGTACTCTGGAAGCTCTTGGTGAATGTTTACAATCATGGGATGTAGTATTTCTATTTGTACTTAGAATCAAATGCTTATCTAAAATAATGATGTGGCAACAGATAGAGAAGATTTTGCTCTGTTAGTAAATATGCAGTGTGTACTCTATTTAAGGACCTGTGGTAGTATAACATGATTGAATGTCATTAATTTAAGTAAAATAACTGCCACATTCAGGGGGATCGGGGGAGTAGCAAGAATGATTTCCAATCCTGTGATTAAAAGTATAAACTATAGAATCTACTGTAGTACATTTCAGCATCTAGaagttttacttttataaaaa
The sequence above is a segment of the Budorcas taxicolor isolate Tak-1 chromosome 12, Takin1.1, whole genome shotgun sequence genome. Coding sequences within it:
- the PROSER1 gene encoding proline and serine-rich protein 1 — protein: MDKKSFEMVLDEIRKAVLTEYKLKAIEYVHGYFSSEQVVDLLRYFSWAEPQLKAMKALQHKMVAVHPGEVVNILNCFTFSKDKLVALELLASNIVDAQNSRPIEDLFRINMSEKKRCKRVLEQAFKGGCKAPHAMISSCGTIPGNPYPKGKPSRINGIFPGTPLKKDGEDCTNEGKGIAARILGPSKPPPSTYNPHKPVPYPIPPCRPHATIAPSAYNNAGLVPLANVIAPGVPPPPPYTPNPVAAENEDLSSQSKPTQNQAFSTPASQLFAPHGSNPSTPAATPVPTASPVKAGTHPSASATASLPGMNLANTVLPVFPGQVSAVHPPQPMTPNPTVIRTPSLPAAAVTSVHSTTATPIPSVFSGLVPLPGPPALPAPAPQATAAPRATPASSETFTSLPFPAASTAAAATANNLNSASLSSVFAGLPLTLTPVSQGVSNPTPSVIAGGSAPGVACPLGVNSPLLSALKGFLTSSDTSLISSSALPSAVTSGLASLSSLANQGADAPGSAPNKGYGPPQAPTPGLALFPGLPSPAASAAASTPPALPAPAAPSSASSGPAAAGCGSSAAHPHGPATPAVTTLPVVVKTEPTSPTPSAFKGPAAAGALGLSGALGRAYPAASVPISLPSCLNPALPGLPGLSAPLTGSSALPALPLAPHGSSTPITPVFTALPPFTSLTSSFPLAATPALNPPASAPAAPAASTSAAPPHPGPGSAAPALPGLSAPAPASAAAAFPLSLPAAVPSLFSVAQGPLPASAPSYPGFAVSSAPGAPALPTFPGLQPPATGAATAPSPAPVLPGFASAFSSNFNSALVAQAGLSSGLQAAGSSVFPGLLSLPGIPGFSQNPSQSSLQELQHNAAAQSALLQQVHSASALESYPAQPDGFPSYPSAPGTPFSLQPGLSQSGWQ